A DNA window from Fibrobacter sp. UWR3 contains the following coding sequences:
- a CDS encoding histidine phosphatase family protein — protein MKQVVWFVGCLVAALAGALVAGCSDGHGPVNASGSPEAYETIDAPLFVYEILADRMAADSTSIDILDMLSEPRVEQLLMNHVPEELVHVQAKREAAAAFGIDSVQLASDSGAVMLAVSAMVQNRASKEETQNFIRNLGEDLKGDGVWNDPNWKIRIADWVVGLDSSWRYNDVRNNAAPYYGGNVPYFERYMREFFPIAYGFEPCGASNAGAVTYVNQGQSVYFANNYEHADQSRVRFICDANGFQWRVANAIEKDTAGFGAGEYDREVREGRVNHDNYYIFDAGNWRVATPQEADGFTDLVDVYANLKSSEKVVFIIRHSERTNDTGPSGHLTDNGKKYARELGARLAKVGTEDFYFGYSGYTRTYETCENIAQGKGQVNYSIVELPYMDGAWYVKDADKAEAYTNSDGGGWVVYSKYGFTGAYPDAFYDLETRSEQLLKDQILANIGSMKRVNVMCTHDYLVVPLLAYTTDGHANVRYYEKNRWVNYMAGVAMIISADGSVRYIPVKGLETGTM, from the coding sequence GTGAAACAGGTTGTATGGTTTGTTGGATGCTTGGTGGCCGCCTTGGCTGGCGCTCTTGTCGCGGGCTGTAGCGATGGTCATGGCCCTGTAAACGCGTCGGGTTCCCCCGAGGCTTACGAGACGATTGACGCGCCGCTCTTTGTCTATGAAATTCTCGCAGACCGGATGGCGGCGGATTCGACCTCTATCGACATTCTGGACATGTTGTCTGAACCGCGCGTGGAACAGCTCCTGATGAACCACGTGCCCGAGGAACTGGTGCACGTGCAGGCGAAACGCGAAGCGGCCGCCGCCTTCGGGATAGATTCCGTGCAGCTCGCAAGCGATTCCGGTGCAGTGATGCTCGCCGTCTCGGCGATGGTGCAGAACCGTGCCAGCAAGGAAGAGACGCAGAACTTTATCCGCAATCTGGGGGAGGACCTGAAGGGCGATGGCGTGTGGAACGACCCGAACTGGAAAATCAGGATTGCGGACTGGGTCGTGGGGCTTGATTCCAGCTGGCGGTATAACGATGTGCGCAACAACGCGGCTCCGTACTATGGCGGGAACGTGCCTTATTTCGAGAGGTACATGCGCGAGTTTTTCCCGATTGCCTACGGTTTTGAACCGTGTGGCGCCTCGAATGCGGGTGCGGTCACGTACGTGAACCAGGGCCAGAGCGTTTATTTCGCGAACAACTATGAGCATGCGGACCAATCGCGGGTGCGGTTCATCTGCGATGCAAATGGATTCCAGTGGCGCGTCGCAAATGCCATCGAGAAGGATACCGCGGGCTTCGGCGCGGGCGAGTACGACCGCGAGGTGCGCGAAGGCCGCGTGAACCACGACAACTACTACATATTCGATGCGGGCAACTGGCGCGTTGCGACCCCGCAGGAGGCCGACGGCTTTACCGATCTCGTAGATGTCTACGCGAATCTCAAGTCGAGCGAGAAGGTGGTGTTCATCATCCGGCACAGCGAGCGCACGAACGATACAGGACCGAGCGGCCACCTGACCGACAACGGGAAGAAATATGCCCGCGAGCTGGGCGCGCGCCTTGCGAAAGTCGGGACGGAGGATTTCTACTTCGGGTATTCGGGCTACACGCGCACGTACGAGACGTGCGAGAACATTGCGCAGGGCAAGGGCCAGGTGAACTACAGCATCGTGGAGCTTCCGTACATGGATGGCGCGTGGTACGTGAAGGATGCCGACAAGGCGGAGGCCTACACGAATTCCGATGGCGGCGGCTGGGTGGTGTATTCCAAGTACGGGTTCACCGGCGCCTACCCGGATGCGTTCTACGATTTGGAAACGCGCAGCGAGCAACTGCTCAAGGACCAGATTCTTGCGAACATCGGGAGCATGAAGCGCGTGAACGTGATGTGCACGCACGATTACCTGGTGGTTCCGCTCCTTGCCTACACGACTGACGGCCATGCGAACGTGCGCTACTACGAGAAGAATCGCTGGGTCAACTACATGGCGGGCGTGGCGATGATTATTTCTGCCGACGGATCCGTGCGCTATATTCCCGTGAAGGGTCTCGAAACGGGCACGATGTAG
- a CDS encoding acetyl-CoA carboxylase biotin carboxyl carrier protein subunit, which yields MKKTVRISFEGKTYDVEVEVLDSAVAAAPAAPVAAAPAAAPAAAPVAAGGTEVKCPLAGSVFKLKVKVGDKVEANQEVAIIEALKMENPVVAPCAGTVNSISVKETDTVVDGQTLMTIA from the coding sequence ATGAAGAAAACAGTCCGTATCAGTTTCGAAGGCAAGACCTACGACGTCGAAGTAGAAGTTCTTGATTCCGCCGTCGCCGCCGCTCCGGCAGCCCCGGTCGCCGCTGCCCCCGCTGCCGCTCCTGCCGCAGCTCCCGTCGCAGCCGGTGGTACCGAAGTGAAGTGCCCGCTCGCCGGTTCCGTGTTCAAGCTGAAGGTCAAGGTCGGTGACAAGGTCGAAGCCAACCAGGAAGTGGCCATCATCGAAGCCCTCAAGATGGAAAACCCGGTCGTCGCTCCGTGCGCCGGCACCGTCAACTCCATCTCCGTCAAGGAAACCGATACCGTCGTCGACGGCCAGACCCTCATGACCATCGCCTAA
- a CDS encoding sodium ion-translocating decarboxylase subunit beta — translation MSSLLNSVVEFACDTGFAYVTGPMVIMWIVSFVLMYLAIVKKYEPLLLLPISLGALAVNIPSAGFYDGGWSIEGMFTPTAGLYYYISQGIHLELFPPIIFLGVGAMTDFGPLIANPRTLLLGGGAQFGVFATMFCAVALGGFTLGEAASIGIIGGADGPTSIFTANKLAKHLIGPIAVAAYTYMALVPLIQPPIMRLMTNDKERKIRMKALRQVSKAERIVFAVMVMIVCILVVPDASALIIMLMLGNIFKEAGVVERLVKTSSNELMNIVTIFLGTSVGLTMSADIFLKPQTLMIIAMGVVAFGFSTAAGLFLAKIMNWCSPKNPVNPLIGSAGVSAVPMAARVSQVEGAKYDPQNFLLMHAMGPNVAGVIGTAVCAGYMISRLS, via the coding sequence ATGAGTTCACTCTTAAATTCGGTCGTCGAGTTCGCTTGCGATACCGGATTCGCATACGTCACCGGACCCATGGTGATTATGTGGATCGTGAGTTTCGTGCTGATGTACTTGGCGATTGTCAAAAAGTATGAGCCGCTGCTGCTCTTGCCGATTTCGCTCGGCGCACTGGCGGTGAATATCCCGAGCGCCGGGTTCTACGATGGCGGCTGGAGCATCGAAGGTATGTTCACGCCGACTGCCGGCCTCTACTACTACATTAGCCAGGGTATCCACCTGGAACTCTTCCCGCCCATCATCTTCTTGGGCGTGGGTGCCATGACGGACTTCGGACCGCTTATCGCCAACCCGCGTACGCTGCTTCTCGGCGGTGGCGCCCAGTTCGGCGTGTTCGCGACCATGTTCTGTGCCGTGGCCCTCGGTGGCTTTACTCTCGGTGAAGCGGCCTCCATCGGTATCATCGGCGGCGCCGACGGTCCGACCTCCATCTTCACTGCGAACAAACTCGCAAAGCACCTCATCGGACCTATCGCCGTGGCGGCCTACACCTACATGGCTCTCGTTCCGCTCATCCAGCCGCCTATCATGCGCCTGATGACCAACGACAAGGAACGCAAGATCCGCATGAAGGCTCTCCGCCAGGTGAGCAAGGCCGAACGCATCGTTTTCGCCGTGATGGTGATGATCGTCTGCATCCTCGTGGTGCCCGATGCTTCTGCACTTATCATCATGCTCATGCTCGGCAACATCTTCAAGGAAGCCGGCGTCGTGGAACGTCTCGTGAAGACTTCTTCCAACGAACTTATGAACATCGTGACTATCTTCCTCGGTACTTCCGTGGGCCTCACGATGTCTGCCGACATCTTCCTGAAGCCGCAGACCCTCATGATTATCGCCATGGGCGTTGTCGCCTTCGGTTTCTCGACCGCGGCCGGCCTCTTCCTCGCGAAGATCATGAACTGGTGCTCTCCGAAGAACCCCGTGAACCCGCTTATCGGTTCTGCTGGCGTGTCCGCCGTGCCGATGGCCGCACGTGTTTCCCAGGTGGAAGGTGCCAAGTATGACCCGCAGAACTTCCTCCTGATGCACGCCATGGGCCCGAACGTGGCCGGCGTGATCGGTACCGCAGTCTGCGCCGGTTACATGATTAGCCGCCTGAGCTAG
- a CDS encoding TIGR02147 family protein, translating to MMKSVVEYKDYRQYILDYYSERKRSSAFTWREFAKLAGFASGSYLKLVCDGKTRLREEGAKKTALAMGLLGFEYDYFILMVRYESAKTDREKKKCFEEMQALSAAHHVKILGNELYTFYETWKHSVVRELAVAMPGAKPHEIAKACRPAISAADVSASLNFLMKAGLITRDIKGNYHQTNRSLTTGRLNVVAVAVHSLLRQMGEFALEALDKLPISERHFSGITMGVTEESYKKVVDELAKCRKRIVSIVADEPHPDKVCRLNFQFFPLTENLNSGKNRGKSTSGKGE from the coding sequence ATGATGAAATCAGTTGTCGAATATAAGGACTATCGCCAGTATATCCTGGACTACTACAGCGAACGCAAGCGTAGTTCCGCATTTACCTGGCGAGAATTTGCGAAACTTGCGGGGTTCGCCTCCGGATCGTACCTGAAGCTTGTATGCGACGGCAAGACGCGTCTTCGGGAAGAAGGAGCGAAGAAAACTGCGCTTGCTATGGGGTTGCTCGGCTTCGAGTACGACTACTTTATTTTGATGGTGCGCTACGAAAGCGCGAAGACGGATCGCGAAAAGAAGAAGTGTTTCGAGGAAATGCAGGCGCTGAGCGCCGCACACCACGTGAAGATTCTGGGGAACGAACTCTACACGTTCTACGAAACCTGGAAGCATTCCGTGGTGCGCGAGCTGGCGGTTGCCATGCCGGGAGCGAAACCGCACGAGATTGCGAAGGCCTGCAGGCCCGCGATTTCTGCGGCGGACGTGAGCGCGAGCCTGAACTTTCTCATGAAGGCGGGGCTCATCACGCGCGACATCAAGGGCAATTACCACCAGACGAACCGCTCGCTTACTACGGGGCGCCTGAACGTGGTTGCCGTCGCGGTGCATTCGCTCTTGCGCCAGATGGGCGAGTTCGCGCTCGAGGCGCTTGACAAGTTGCCCATTTCGGAACGTCACTTTAGCGGAATTACTATGGGCGTGACGGAAGAAAGCTACAAGAAGGTCGTGGATGAACTTGCGAAGTGCCGCAAGCGCATCGTGTCGATAGTCGCCGACGAGCCGCATCCGGATAAGGTGTGCAGACTCAATTTCCAGTTTTTCCCGCTGACGGAAAACTTGAACAGTGGCAAGAATCGTGGCAAGTCCACATCGGGTAAAGGAGAGTGA
- a CDS encoding FISUMP domain-containing protein, which translates to MRKNIFMGVSALSLALCACSTQTAGTSEESEGIVALAGKGIKGAAQKGPLVKGSDVVLRETSAEGSLEPTGREFHTTTVNDKGEFQFGELDLESQYALLSAEGYYAHEYDGERSECPMRLDAVTNLNNRSTANVNILTHFEYKRVLKLVKEGVPFAEAKKQASREVLAAFGVDIDVSSAEDLNIFNTSEGDRTLFNISLLIDNTPEWTYWVDDEKEDCPKLQNYLDGFAEDFADDGELADSIMQVIAGGAYEVTRMYTHMEYVDEDDMWEKEAADPGSYDDLVVMKKEYEFSKLVLLHHLEIDACTENRWGEYTAFHKPIEVYDYQEGEQRILDSGYVLCDGFKWDIKTRGYIDSLTTMFEHENGTMIDPRDGREYKTISFEYEGKRYEWMAENLMYSVVDPETRPRGGRVSRRQPGVYSWTEAMRLNEGYMTRYVREGLIDSLHQGICPDGWHVANSEEWKTLLDYVDGNPNNLLDENWRTDRETAIAKGLTGVFYNRLDFNLVPLDKQFLEAYFHTYAPRMSFQPTSPNDDVWNREFFTRDEFIDYPLTKTDFVTIEISINWNYVSDTEVQPKGFVRCVKN; encoded by the coding sequence ATGCGAAAGAATATTTTTATGGGTGTATCTGCCTTGAGCCTCGCGCTTTGTGCGTGTTCCACTCAGACGGCGGGCACGAGCGAGGAATCCGAAGGCATTGTTGCTCTTGCGGGTAAGGGAATCAAGGGCGCTGCGCAGAAGGGCCCGCTCGTAAAGGGCTCGGACGTCGTGCTCCGCGAAACGTCGGCAGAAGGGAGCCTTGAGCCCACGGGCAGGGAATTCCATACGACGACTGTGAACGACAAGGGTGAATTCCAGTTTGGCGAGCTTGATCTGGAAAGCCAGTATGCGCTGCTTTCTGCCGAAGGTTACTATGCTCACGAATACGACGGTGAACGTTCAGAATGCCCCATGCGCCTTGATGCGGTCACGAACCTGAATAACCGCAGTACGGCTAACGTCAACATCCTGACGCATTTCGAGTACAAGCGCGTATTGAAACTGGTTAAGGAAGGCGTGCCTTTCGCCGAAGCCAAGAAGCAGGCTTCCAGGGAAGTTCTCGCTGCATTCGGGGTTGATATTGATGTCTCCTCTGCGGAGGACTTGAATATATTCAATACGTCCGAAGGGGACAGGACCCTGTTCAATATCAGTCTTCTTATCGATAATACCCCGGAATGGACTTATTGGGTTGATGATGAAAAAGAAGATTGCCCGAAATTGCAGAATTATCTCGATGGTTTTGCGGAAGATTTTGCCGATGACGGGGAACTCGCTGATTCCATTATGCAGGTTATCGCAGGCGGGGCCTACGAAGTCACCCGTATGTACACCCATATGGAGTATGTCGATGAAGACGACATGTGGGAAAAGGAAGCCGCTGACCCAGGGTCGTATGATGATTTGGTGGTCATGAAAAAGGAATACGAGTTCAGCAAGCTGGTGCTCTTGCACCATCTGGAGATAGATGCATGCACCGAGAATCGCTGGGGCGAATATACGGCGTTTCACAAGCCCATAGAGGTCTATGACTATCAGGAGGGGGAACAGCGTATCTTGGATTCCGGCTACGTCCTTTGCGATGGCTTTAAGTGGGATATAAAGACAAGGGGGTACATCGATTCGCTCACAACGATGTTTGAACATGAAAATGGCACTATGATTGACCCGCGTGATGGACGGGAATACAAGACGATAAGCTTTGAGTACGAAGGGAAAAGGTACGAATGGATGGCGGAAAACCTTATGTATAGTGTTGTTGATCCGGAAACACGTCCAAGGGGAGGTAGGGTGAGTCGTCGCCAGCCGGGTGTATATAGCTGGACCGAGGCCATGCGCCTTAACGAGGGCTACATGACGAGGTATGTGCGCGAAGGCCTGATCGATTCTCTCCATCAGGGAATCTGCCCCGACGGCTGGCACGTGGCGAATAGCGAGGAGTGGAAAACCCTGCTAGATTACGTGGACGGCAATCCCAACAACCTGCTCGACGAAAATTGGAGGACTGACAGGGAAACCGCCATTGCGAAGGGCCTGACGGGAGTGTTCTACAATAGGCTGGACTTCAATCTCGTTCCGCTAGATAAGCAATTCCTGGAAGCCTATTTCCATACCTATGCTCCAAGGATGTCCTTCCAGCCAACCAGTCCCAATGACGATGTGTGGAACCGGGAATTCTTTACACGGGATGAATTTATCGACTATCCCTTGACGAAAACGGATTTCGTAACCATCGAGATTTCGATTAACTGGAATTACGTGTCCGACACGGAAGTACAGCCAAAAGGCTTTGTGCGCTGCGTAAAGAACTAA